The Streptomyces luteogriseus genome includes a window with the following:
- a CDS encoding ABC transporter permease: MTPPGPRHRPGGHHIGAYGLLVLTALLYLVFSLALPDTFPTLDTVDSILSNQSIPAVLALAAMVPIVTGAFDLSIGYGLGLAHVMVLQLVVNEGWPWPLACLTVLAGGLVVGVLNGVVVEFGRIDSFIATLGTGSMMYAVTGWITDGGRIVPGPQGLPPAFTDLYDSSFLGLPVPAFYVLALAAVLWLVLERLPLGRYLYVVGSNPRAADLVGIPTRRYTVYAFAASGLIVGFAGVLLAAQQQIGNPSVGLDYLLPAFVGALLGSTAIKPGRPNALGTVVAVAVLAVGLTGIAQLGAEFWTVPLFNGGTLLIAVGLAGYAARRRLRGGAARDTPAAPPPSSPVPDGGTAPP; encoded by the coding sequence GTGACGCCGCCCGGGCCGCGGCACCGCCCCGGCGGCCACCACATCGGCGCCTACGGCCTGCTGGTCCTCACCGCCCTGCTCTACCTGGTCTTCTCCCTCGCCCTGCCGGACACCTTCCCCACGCTGGACACCGTCGACTCGATCCTGTCCAACCAGTCGATCCCCGCCGTCCTCGCGCTCGCCGCCATGGTGCCCATCGTCACCGGCGCCTTCGACCTCTCCATCGGCTACGGCCTCGGCCTGGCCCATGTGATGGTGCTCCAGCTCGTCGTCAACGAGGGCTGGCCCTGGCCGCTCGCCTGCCTCACCGTGCTCGCCGGGGGACTGGTCGTCGGCGTCCTCAACGGCGTCGTCGTCGAGTTCGGCCGGATCGACTCCTTCATCGCCACCCTCGGCACCGGCAGCATGATGTACGCCGTGACCGGCTGGATCACCGACGGCGGCCGGATCGTCCCCGGCCCGCAGGGCCTGCCGCCCGCGTTCACCGACCTCTACGACTCCTCGTTCCTCGGCCTGCCGGTCCCCGCCTTCTACGTGCTCGCCCTCGCGGCCGTGCTCTGGCTGGTGCTGGAGCGGCTGCCGCTCGGCCGGTACCTGTACGTCGTCGGGTCGAACCCGCGCGCGGCCGACCTCGTGGGCATCCCCACCCGCAGGTACACCGTCTACGCGTTCGCCGCCTCGGGCCTGATCGTCGGCTTCGCCGGGGTGCTGCTCGCCGCCCAGCAGCAGATCGGCAACCCGAGCGTGGGCCTCGACTACCTGCTGCCCGCCTTCGTCGGCGCCCTCCTCGGCTCCACGGCGATCAAACCCGGGCGGCCCAACGCCCTGGGCACCGTCGTCGCCGTCGCCGTCCTCGCCGTCGGTCTCACCGGCATCGCCCAGCTGGGCGCCGAGTTCTGGACGGTCCCGCTGTTCAACGGCGGCACCCTGCTCATCGCCGTGGGCCTGGCCGGATACGCCGCCCGCCGCCGGCTGCGGGGCGGCGCGGCCCGCGACACACCCGCCGCGCCGCCCCCGTCCTCCCCGGTGCCGGACGGCGGCACGGCCCCGCCCTGA
- a CDS encoding substrate-binding domain-containing protein, translating into MHRTRKAAPAVRTARLASCALLATAAALTGCERGSSDGADETATGPSGCPTVQARAREAVTRAERTDIPWGGPTSGPEAASGKSIVYVAQTMTNPGVAGAANGVRDAARTIGWNVRVIDGGGTPAGIQAAMSEAVALRPSGIVIGGFDPDSTAQQAARANAQGIALIGWHAVPEPGPSRQPDLFTNVTTRVQDVARISAQWIISDSDGRAGVVLITDASIPFARNKSDLIREELASCQGVRLLSVENIPIPDASSRTPREISSLLSRFQGRWTHSVAINDLYFADAAPAFRAAGEKGSGPPYNIGAGDGDPSAFQRINNEQYQAATVPEPLSLQGWQIVDEFNRAFSGRPDSGYVAPVHIATAGNSEGASAWDPSGYREAYRKIWGK; encoded by the coding sequence GTGCACCGCACCCGCAAGGCCGCACCCGCAGTCCGCACCGCGCGGCTCGCCTCGTGCGCCCTGCTGGCCACGGCCGCCGCCCTGACCGGCTGCGAACGCGGTTCCTCCGACGGCGCGGACGAGACCGCGACGGGCCCGAGCGGCTGCCCCACCGTCCAGGCCCGGGCCCGGGAAGCCGTCACCCGGGCCGAGCGGACCGACATCCCCTGGGGAGGACCCACCAGCGGCCCCGAGGCGGCGTCCGGCAAGAGCATCGTCTACGTCGCCCAGACCATGACCAATCCCGGTGTCGCGGGCGCCGCGAACGGAGTGCGGGACGCCGCGCGGACCATCGGCTGGAACGTGCGGGTGATCGACGGCGGCGGCACCCCGGCCGGTATTCAGGCGGCCATGAGCGAAGCCGTCGCCCTGCGGCCCTCGGGGATCGTCATCGGCGGGTTCGACCCCGACTCGACGGCCCAGCAGGCCGCCCGGGCCAACGCGCAGGGCATCGCGCTCATCGGCTGGCACGCGGTCCCCGAGCCCGGCCCCAGCAGGCAACCCGACCTCTTCACCAACGTCACCACCCGCGTCCAGGACGTGGCCCGCATCAGCGCGCAGTGGATCATCTCCGACTCCGACGGCCGCGCCGGGGTCGTGCTCATCACCGACGCGTCGATCCCCTTCGCGCGCAACAAGTCCGACCTGATCCGCGAGGAGCTGGCGAGTTGTCAGGGCGTGCGGCTGCTCTCCGTGGAGAACATCCCGATCCCCGACGCCAGCAGCCGCACCCCCCGGGAGATCTCCTCCCTGCTCTCCCGCTTCCAGGGCCGCTGGACCCACTCCGTGGCCATCAACGACCTGTACTTCGCCGACGCCGCCCCGGCCTTCCGCGCCGCCGGCGAGAAGGGCTCCGGGCCGCCCTACAACATCGGGGCCGGCGACGGTGACCCGTCCGCCTTCCAGCGCATCAACAACGAGCAGTACCAGGCCGCGACCGTGCCCGAGCCGCTGTCCCTCCAGGGCTGGCAGATCGTCGACGAGTTCAACCGCGCCTTCTCCGGCCGGCCCGACAGCGGATATGTGGCCCCCGTGCACATCGCCACGGCGGGCAACAGCGAAGGCGCCTCGGCCTGGGACCCGTCGGGCTACCGGGAGGCCTACCGGAAGATCTGGGGAAAGTGA